In Hyalangium minutum, a single window of DNA contains:
- a CDS encoding serine/threonine-protein kinase, translated as MTGELLAGRYQLEQELGRGGMATVFLATDLRLARRVAVKVMHPGGDARRTERFRREAALVASLKHPYVLEIHDFGEDSARGPFLVCEWVQGESLRELSQRLAPVPPESAAVLGWALAQALGEAHARGIVHRDVKPENVLVARGGPLKLADFGIAALADQERLTSTGAITGSLPYMAPERIDTGAFSPASDVYAVGVMLFELCTGTTPHGGKGAAHLAASVLTKDVPPLSELVPGTPEPLSALVSRCLARDPRDRPAHGGELAPLLEEVVGRIAGPPAEESRAFFQDPQSYSARRREARFQQLLSEARALLEEGQGAKAAKLLNGALALRPDSPEVAALLRHRPKSRRKKVVAVGSALAASLVVTGALAWAANRWLANPPEPQPIAQPEQRAQETRSTEPRPENRPTVPSPPPATAQEAAPPAPEPDRVAPRPEPKKKSASATRAPAPREAPASSPSPAPPQLPAPSVSQEQEPARPATLKLTVRPWAEVFVDGLSRGYTPRVREVNLSPGEHRLRLVNPLCEPMEEVLQVAAGETVTREVALRVYKAEVIITAPSGARVFIDGVETGIAPLPGPVYVEHGRHVISARLPGVPPLQREVDAVAGKRIEVMLEGTP; from the coding sequence ATGACGGGTGAACTGCTGGCCGGCCGCTACCAGTTGGAGCAGGAGCTGGGACGCGGAGGTATGGCCACGGTCTTCCTGGCCACGGACTTGCGGCTGGCGCGCCGGGTGGCGGTGAAGGTGATGCACCCGGGCGGAGACGCGCGCCGGACTGAGCGCTTCCGCCGGGAGGCCGCGCTGGTGGCCTCGCTCAAGCACCCCTACGTGTTGGAGATCCACGACTTCGGCGAGGACTCGGCGCGCGGCCCCTTCCTGGTGTGCGAGTGGGTGCAGGGCGAGAGCCTGCGGGAGCTGTCCCAGCGGCTCGCCCCCGTGCCTCCCGAGTCCGCGGCGGTGCTGGGCTGGGCGCTGGCCCAGGCGCTCGGCGAGGCCCATGCACGGGGAATCGTGCACCGGGACGTGAAGCCGGAGAACGTGCTGGTGGCCCGGGGCGGCCCGCTGAAGCTGGCGGACTTCGGCATCGCCGCGCTGGCGGATCAGGAGCGGCTGACGAGCACCGGCGCCATCACGGGCTCGCTGCCGTACATGGCTCCCGAGCGCATCGACACCGGCGCCTTCTCACCGGCCTCGGACGTGTACGCGGTGGGCGTCATGCTCTTCGAGCTGTGCACGGGCACCACGCCGCATGGAGGAAAAGGGGCTGCGCACCTGGCGGCCTCAGTGCTCACGAAGGATGTGCCGCCCTTGAGCGAGCTCGTCCCGGGAACGCCCGAGCCGCTGAGCGCCCTGGTCTCGCGCTGCCTCGCGAGGGATCCGCGAGATCGCCCTGCCCACGGAGGCGAGCTCGCGCCACTGCTGGAAGAGGTGGTGGGCCGCATCGCCGGGCCTCCGGCCGAGGAGTCCCGGGCGTTCTTCCAGGATCCTCAGAGCTACAGCGCGCGTCGGCGCGAAGCCCGCTTCCAGCAGTTGTTGAGCGAAGCCCGCGCGCTGCTGGAGGAAGGACAGGGAGCCAAGGCCGCGAAGTTGCTCAATGGAGCGCTGGCGCTCCGGCCGGACTCGCCCGAGGTCGCCGCGCTGCTGCGCCACCGTCCGAAGTCTCGGAGGAAGAAGGTGGTCGCGGTGGGCTCGGCACTGGCGGCCTCCCTCGTGGTCACGGGAGCACTGGCGTGGGCCGCGAACCGGTGGCTCGCGAATCCGCCTGAGCCCCAGCCCATCGCTCAACCCGAGCAGCGCGCTCAGGAGACGCGAAGCACGGAGCCCCGCCCGGAGAACCGTCCCACCGTCCCCAGCCCTCCACCGGCGACGGCCCAGGAAGCGGCTCCTCCCGCGCCCGAGCCTGACCGAGTGGCTCCGCGCCCGGAGCCCAAGAAGAAGAGCGCCTCGGCAACTCGAGCCCCGGCTCCGCGTGAGGCGCCTGCCTCGTCCCCTTCTCCAGCGCCTCCCCAGCTCCCCGCTCCCTCAGTCTCCCAGGAGCAAGAGCCCGCGAGGCCCGCGACTCTGAAGCTGACGGTGCGCCCCTGGGCCGAGGTGTTCGTGGACGGCCTGAGCCGGGGCTACACGCCCCGCGTGCGCGAGGTGAACCTCTCTCCGGGAGAGCACCGCCTGCGCCTCGTCAACCCGCTGTGTGAACCGATGGAGGAAGTCCTCCAGGTGGCCGCAGGGGAGACGGTGACCCGGGAGGTGGCGCTCCGGGTGTACAAGGCCGAGGTGATCATCACCGCGCCCTCGGGCGCCCGCGTCTTCATCGACGGAGTGGAGACGGGCATCGCGCCACTGCCGGGCCCCGTGTATGTCGAGCACGGACGGCATGTCATCTCGGCCCGCCTGCCGGGAGTGCCGCCCCTGCAGCGCGAGGTGGACGCGGTGGCTGGCAAGCGCATCGAGGTGATGCTGGAGGGGACTCCATGA
- a CDS encoding AHH domain-containing protein, producing the protein MLPWRMLWKAEALFLALLVGCASVPRVPVVEDIGQGMAVVHVPRTADLHPVELEEEEFQQAVRRLAREVRLTGTPRQTAERAFQMGPQSGYYHYLMREKKMAPDGPGESWDGTLTKEDLELAERYRLWCQSAYNFYGDCLGGALVAGRYLDMQGRYVWALAMSKSPVLDEMKKALGEMVEFRALISAALWTLGSMLLIMALTPVAPGLVAVLGVGLLLYVGYDTLHNLVTGWAELTEAAEAATTFEQLREAGERFGKIIGREAARAFAMLLVAAIGSTAQLFAAKVPTLPGSAQVAMQAEGQAGFSLPALGAVQEIAVAAEGVSITLPANAVAMAARGSGGKAPCVETHHIATICNDTSTARGGAWTPRFRKVFAKAGMSMENPANKMPLQGHYGPHPERYHQIVFNALDDATRTCRSVVTCRAKLMEALKDLAQDIATPGTELNQLVTRQ; encoded by the coding sequence ATGCTGCCATGGCGGATGCTCTGGAAGGCCGAAGCGCTGTTCCTTGCGTTGTTGGTGGGGTGCGCCAGCGTCCCTCGGGTCCCCGTCGTGGAAGACATCGGCCAGGGTATGGCCGTCGTCCACGTGCCCCGCACCGCTGACCTGCACCCGGTGGAACTGGAGGAAGAGGAATTCCAGCAGGCGGTGAGGCGCCTTGCGCGCGAGGTGCGGCTGACAGGCACGCCGCGCCAAACGGCGGAGCGGGCTTTTCAAATGGGCCCGCAGAGCGGCTACTACCACTACCTGATGCGGGAAAAGAAGATGGCGCCAGATGGGCCCGGTGAGTCCTGGGACGGCACGTTGACGAAAGAAGACTTGGAGCTGGCGGAGCGCTATCGGCTCTGGTGCCAGAGCGCATACAACTTCTATGGAGATTGTCTTGGGGGCGCGCTGGTGGCAGGGCGCTACCTGGACATGCAAGGCCGCTACGTTTGGGCGCTGGCCATGAGCAAGAGCCCGGTGCTGGACGAGATGAAAAAGGCGCTCGGGGAGATGGTGGAGTTCCGCGCGCTCATCAGCGCGGCCCTGTGGACGTTGGGTTCGATGCTGCTGATCATGGCCCTGACTCCCGTGGCGCCTGGGCTGGTGGCTGTGCTGGGCGTGGGGCTGCTCCTGTATGTGGGCTATGACACGCTCCACAACCTCGTGACGGGCTGGGCTGAGTTGACGGAGGCGGCAGAGGCCGCGACCACCTTCGAGCAGCTCCGCGAGGCGGGCGAGAGGTTCGGGAAGATCATCGGGCGAGAGGCGGCGCGCGCGTTCGCCATGCTGCTGGTTGCGGCGATTGGCTCCACGGCGCAGCTGTTCGCGGCGAAGGTGCCGACGCTGCCCGGCTCGGCTCAGGTGGCCATGCAGGCCGAGGGGCAGGCAGGATTCTCGCTGCCCGCGCTGGGGGCTGTGCAGGAGATCGCGGTGGCTGCCGAGGGCGTGAGTATCACGCTTCCCGCGAACGCGGTGGCGATGGCGGCGCGGGGCAGTGGCGGCAAGGCTCCTTGTGTCGAGACGCACCACATCGCCACCATCTGCAACGACACGTCCACCGCACGCGGGGGCGCGTGGACACCGCGGTTCCGGAAGGTCTTCGCCAAGGCGGGAATGTCGATGGAGAATCCTGCGAACAAGATGCCTCTGCAGGGGCATTACGGCCCGCACCCCGAGCGGTATCACCAGATAGTCTTCAATGCACTGGATGACGCGACGCGGACCTGTCGCAGCGTCGTCACGTGCCGGGCGAAGCTGATGGAGGCCCTCAAGGATCTGGCTCAGGACATCGCAACCCCGGGAACAGAGCTGAACCAACTCGTCACCCGGCAGTAG
- a CDS encoding imm11 family protein yields the protein MSQRFFELADDVNVPHRWHLDMPTDSHTKQVDDGQFRIGVPVHVKERLRIPVEIAGKPLDFTEAGIRIPVVHVRVASIFAELAPDDVQLIPVDVDGQPDQYLILVATRLIPCIDENASRFSRPGEPDPVRRYSIMYALRIDKSKVGSAKVFRCEGWPGPLIVSGEIKEALDRMAATGTRFEEV from the coding sequence ATGTCCCAGCGTTTCTTCGAACTCGCCGACGATGTGAATGTCCCGCACCGATGGCACCTTGACATGCCGACGGACAGTCACACTAAGCAAGTGGACGACGGACAGTTCAGGATCGGGGTACCCGTTCATGTCAAAGAACGCCTGAGAATCCCCGTCGAGATCGCAGGCAAGCCGCTGGACTTCACAGAAGCGGGCATCCGCATCCCGGTGGTCCATGTCCGAGTTGCGTCCATCTTCGCGGAACTGGCCCCGGACGACGTGCAACTGATCCCCGTGGATGTGGACGGCCAACCGGATCAGTACCTCATCCTCGTGGCCACACGTCTCATCCCCTGTATCGACGAGAATGCTTCGCGGTTCAGCCGCCCGGGGGAGCCTGATCCAGTCAGGCGGTATTCCATCATGTACGCACTGCGCATCGACAAGTCCAAGGTCGGAAGCGCCAAGGTGTTCCGGTGCGAGGGGTGGCCGGGCCCGCTGATCGTCTCTGGGGAGATCAAGGAGGCCTTGGATCGCATGGCCGCTACCGGCACGAGGTTCGAGGAGGTCTAA
- a CDS encoding sigma 54-interacting transcriptional regulator: MSFLLVLPDGRRTTLDKPVASVGTDSACDVVLRASGVKASHALLFRDAQGWSVSPAGPGCDVRVRGKRVELARLAPGDSFSLGSATLTLLAPEETQVPASPPSRAASSGRVLSVLAGFASRLLLQRPAPELLETAMRGLAEAAGADVGFLVSAEGARRQVLCATGPVPDAAVVDSLVDRVVASGAPVLVPDVAVDQALASAPSVVALRLTSALVIPLRAGPAPLSAVYLGRRAGSPPFSAVELEEAMALSALAALLLATSRELTDLRAQVDNLTQRIQAATFEGLIGESRPMSELYRQVERLGPTALNVLIQGETGTGKEGVARALHRRSGRRGRLVAINCAALPESLIERELFGHARGAFSGAGADRPGLVEAADGGTLFLDEIGDMPRSLQSRLLRVVQEREVTRLGENHPRKVDMRIISATHKPLKSLVQQGLFREDLLFRLEEVRVEVPPLRERGDDVLLIAHHVLTQEGRRAKGFTQKATEALRGHPFPGNVRELVSRVRRAAILASGELIGPADLELGGEQTPLQPLDEARDAFVLRYVREAIARSGGSKKEAAQALGIGLRSLFRYLGEGE, from the coding sequence ATGTCCTTCCTCCTGGTTCTGCCGGATGGCCGCCGCACCACCCTGGACAAGCCGGTGGCGTCCGTGGGCACCGACTCCGCCTGTGACGTCGTCCTCCGCGCCTCCGGGGTGAAGGCCAGCCACGCCCTGCTGTTCCGCGACGCTCAGGGTTGGTCCGTGTCTCCCGCCGGCCCTGGCTGTGACGTGCGCGTGCGCGGCAAGCGCGTGGAGCTGGCCAGGCTCGCCCCCGGCGACTCCTTCTCCTTGGGCAGCGCCACGCTCACCCTGCTCGCTCCCGAGGAGACGCAGGTTCCCGCGAGTCCTCCCTCCAGAGCCGCTTCCTCCGGACGAGTGCTCTCGGTGCTGGCGGGCTTTGCCTCCCGGCTGCTGTTGCAGCGCCCTGCCCCGGAGCTGCTGGAGACGGCCATGCGCGGGCTGGCGGAGGCGGCCGGCGCGGACGTGGGCTTCCTGGTGTCGGCGGAAGGGGCGCGCCGCCAGGTGCTGTGCGCCACCGGCCCAGTGCCCGACGCGGCCGTGGTGGACAGCCTGGTGGATCGGGTGGTGGCCTCGGGAGCGCCCGTGCTGGTGCCGGACGTGGCAGTGGATCAGGCGCTCGCGAGCGCTCCGAGCGTCGTGGCCCTGCGCCTCACCTCCGCGCTGGTGATCCCCCTCCGCGCGGGGCCTGCGCCGCTCTCGGCCGTGTACCTCGGACGGCGCGCGGGCAGCCCTCCCTTCTCCGCCGTGGAGCTGGAGGAGGCCATGGCCCTCTCCGCGCTGGCGGCGCTGCTGCTGGCCACCTCGCGCGAGCTGACGGACCTGCGCGCGCAGGTGGACAACCTCACGCAGCGGATCCAGGCGGCCACCTTCGAGGGGCTCATCGGCGAGTCCCGCCCCATGAGCGAGCTGTACCGGCAGGTGGAGCGCCTGGGGCCCACCGCGCTCAACGTGCTCATTCAAGGAGAGACTGGCACAGGCAAGGAGGGCGTGGCCCGGGCGCTTCACCGGCGCAGCGGACGGCGCGGGCGTCTCGTGGCCATCAACTGCGCAGCGCTTCCCGAGTCGCTCATCGAGCGCGAGCTGTTCGGCCACGCACGCGGCGCCTTCTCGGGCGCGGGGGCGGATCGGCCCGGACTGGTGGAGGCGGCGGACGGAGGCACGCTCTTCCTGGACGAGATCGGCGACATGCCGCGCTCGCTTCAGTCCCGGCTGCTGCGGGTGGTGCAGGAGCGCGAAGTCACCCGGCTCGGCGAGAACCACCCGCGCAAGGTGGACATGCGCATCATCTCGGCCACGCACAAGCCACTCAAGTCGCTGGTGCAGCAGGGCCTCTTCCGGGAGGACCTCCTCTTCCGGCTGGAGGAGGTGCGCGTGGAGGTGCCGCCCCTGCGCGAGCGCGGCGATGACGTGCTGCTCATCGCCCACCATGTGCTGACCCAGGAGGGGCGCCGCGCGAAGGGCTTCACCCAGAAGGCCACCGAGGCCCTACGAGGCCACCCCTTCCCCGGCAACGTGCGCGAGTTGGTGTCGCGGGTGCGGCGCGCGGCGATCCTGGCCTCGGGAGAGCTCATCGGCCCGGCGGACCTGGAGCTCGGCGGAGAGCAGACGCCGCTGCAGCCACTGGACGAGGCCCGTGACGCCTTCGTGCTCCGCTATGTGCGCGAGGCCATCGCCCGCAGCGGCGGGAGCAAGAAGGAGGCGGCACAGGCGCTCGGCATCGGACTGCGCTCGTTGTTCCGCTACCTGGGTGAGGGAGAATGA